The DNA sequence GCACTATCTCACTTCTCAGCTTGTCAATGCAAGATGAGTAGTTGATGGCTAGCCACCTTAACACATGCACCATGTATCTATATCTGTTGCTGATAAtcaagaggatttttttttggtaggattaAAAGATGGTTGTCATATGTGTCATATTTATTCAAATCAGCCTTGAGTCCTTTCCTATTGCTTTCTTCACACCTCAAAGAAAAGGAATTTCTGTTATAGACTCTTGCATTAAAAAGGGGCAAAGGACATTTCTTCCCAGATAAGAAATTTCTTGTATCCTTCTATGGAATAGAAACTTAACCAAGAATCTGAATTAAATTCTATATCTTGCGTTTCTATTATGGTCATACAGGTGAAACTAAGAGAGATGAAGCCAGGAATGCTGTCTCAGGAGCTAAAGGAAGCTCTTGGCATGCCAGAGGGTGCCCCTCATCTATGGCTTATCAATATGCAGGTtggtattctctctctctctctctctctctctctcacacacacacacacacacacacacacacacacacacacacacggtGGTAGGGACAACTTTTGCATGGTGCTAGCCTTTTCAGTTTTTTGTCCAGTTTGCATTTTTATATTGCTTGCAAATTACTGATGGACCAATCTGTGTATCTGTCTGTGCGCCATGTACGGTGCACATCTATTGCGCATGGTTGTAGCATTTCCATTTATTTCCCAATATGCATTTTTATATTGACTCAtaattttcttaaaacagaGGTATGGTCCTCCACCATCTTATCCATATCTTAAAATTCCTGGCTTGAATGCTCCCATCCCTCCTGGTGCTAGCTTTGGTTATCATCCTGGAGGTTGGGGTAAACCTCCTTTTGATGAAGTAAGCGCTTATAACTTTGTATCTGGGGATTTATTTGCCTTGTTTTTTCCTAGTGAGAGCTGAAACTAGCTTGTATTCAATGCTGAAATTTTTGACGTTTATGTTGGTTAGTATGGGTGTCCTTTATATGGAGATGTCTTTGGGGTCCAACAACATGAACAGCCTAATTATGAGGTATTTTCTTttaccttttcttctttcacttgTATTATGTTGTTTTATGGATGGAAGATAGTGACGCAAAAAGTCAAGATCTTGGTGTGGCATTTTTAACTCAAATTCGTACCAcccctattttttaaatttatctgagataccaccctaaaaaataaaaaatggcaaaCATACCCCTAAAGTCTAACACCGTTAATTTACAAATACAATTTACCTTTTTGACCCTTaaacaaaatacaaataaaGTAGGAGCCTGATCATTTTGAACCCTAGAAAAACACCTCTGTTTCTCTTCTCCTCAAACAGGNNNNNNNNNNNNNNNNNNNNNNNNNNNNNNNNNNNNNNNNNNNNNNNNNNNNNNNNNNNNNNNNNNNNNNNNNNNNNNNNNNNNNNNNNNNNNNNNNNNNGGGGGGGGGAGGTGGGGCAATAACTTCACATAGTCCTATGTTAATTTGGACGTAGAGGGTGCCTCACGACCAAGCAATGTCTTTTTCCCTAAACATCTTAGAAGCGTATGACTAGACATGCATAGGCTAAACTACCATATCTTATGCTCTAGCCCTCTATCATTGTTATAACCGCATCCCCAACATCTGAAACTCGTGGCTCCTAAGTTACCTTTCCTAGTTAACATTGTAAAGAGATCTTCtcccaaaaatagaaactccctATATACCTTAATCTTAATGGAGTAAGACACCCTATTGCCgaggctatttttttttcttaaacaaaCTTAATCTTAGAGTAGTAAAACACCGTCCACATTGCCAaggctattttttttcttaaacacaTGCACACAAACTAGGGAACAATGGAGGGTATTTTTCTCCTCTAACTTTATTTTTCAGATTGAGATTGATGGGAATTccattcttctctatttttttttctaagaaaatatTCTACCTCTAGCAACGTGAAGGGTATTTTCTTCTCATGCTGTAATTTTCTGCAGTCCAAAGAGTGTGTGATGGAGATTCATTATTCTCTAGGTTTAagtttcccccccccccccccccaaccacccACCTTTTTTTCAATAGCCGAAGCAGCGTGGAgtgtattttcttttgttgttcgAAGAGCGAGAGTGATGAGGATTCCATTCTTCtcgttttttccttttttctttttaatttaacaTCCCGATGTGTTTTCTCCAATTCCTAGGATTAAGGTGGGGAGTTTCTACTTTGTGGGGACGGGAGGGATCTCTTTCTAATCTTAActacattttttttatgaaattaaaTAGGGAAGGTAATGTAGAAAATaaaacctaaaatgatgcaggaaaaaaaaaatagaaaaaattgcAAGCAACATCACACAATGAACACAAAGATTTATGTGGTTCAAAATTGCCCTACGTccatagtgagatgagatcctacttcactatcaatggagtaAGGAAACAACAACTCGTCCTCATATCTCTCTCAGAtttgcttacagagaaagaaccctcgctacaaatatatagcaaaccCTATACacaaaatttacaaaaatacctCAGGGTCTTCAGAATCAGCCCACTTTTGCTAGCAACGtgatacaagacatcatacccccACCAGGTAATTTAAGAAACATTTGAGGCTTTGATGATATGGctcagtgttatcaattcggccgaaccgaattttaaagaattttatcaaaaattcggaccgaatccgaattaaaaataaaattctttaaaattcgtgactttttcaaaaatgaatataaattgcgaataattcggaccgaatccgaattaaaccgaattattcggtccatttaaacattatttaaaaaaaaaaccaaaaatataaaatataaaaatataaaaataataaaaaaaaaaacccaataagattttttgaccgcttttttgaccgaatccttaaattaatcgtccgaattattccgaataattctccgtccgaataattcccgaatccgaatttgctaactatgatatGGCTACATCAACGGTAGAGGTTTGGAGCTATGATCATCCGATTTTACCTCACGATTTTCTCTAAACAAAAATTCATCAATTGGTTGGCTGCAAATAAATCTAGTATGTAGTGTTGATTGATTAACGTCAAATCCCAGGATGGTAATGTGGTAGTTTTCTTTGATAAAAATGGGTAGttgagaaacaaagaaagatcAATGCAAAGCTTCTCAGATTTGAAGTTATGATTACCAGAATTAAGTGAGGTGCTAGAGTATA is a window from the Macadamia integrifolia cultivar HAES 741 chromosome 5, SCU_Mint_v3, whole genome shotgun sequence genome containing:
- the LOC122077767 gene encoding pre-mRNA-splicing factor sap145-like isoform X1 → MQPKMGKMDIDYQVKLREMKPGMLSQELKEALGMPEGAPHLWLINMQRYGPPPSYPYLKIPGLNAPIPPGASFGYHPGGWGKPPFDEYGCPLYGDVFGVQQHEQPNYEVFSFTFSSFTCIMLFYGWKIVTQKVKILVWHF
- the LOC122077767 gene encoding pre-mRNA-splicing factor sap145-like isoform X2; its protein translation is MKPGMLSQELKEALGMPEGAPHLWLINMQRYGPPPSYPYLKIPGLNAPIPPGASFGYHPGGWGKPPFDEYGCPLYGDVFGVQQHEQPNYEVFSFTFSSFTCIMLFYGWKIVTQKVKILVWHF